GTGCTGGTGAACAACGCGGCCTATCAGCGCCACCGCGACAGCCTCGATGGGGTCAGCATCGAGCAGTGGGACACCACGTTCCGGACCAACGTATTCGGCTATTTCTACATGGCCAAATTCGCCGTGCCCCACATGCCGCCAGGCAGCGCGATCATCAACACCGGCTCGGTGACCGGCTTGGAGGGCAAGTCCCGTCTGCTGGATTACTCTGCCACCAAGGGAGCGATCCACGCCCTGACCAAATCGCTGGCCCAGTCGCTGGTCGATCAGCAGATTCGCGTGAACTGCGTGGCGCCCGGCCCCGTGTGGACACCGCTGAACCCGGCGGAGCGCGATGACGAGGACATCCGGGACTTCGGCGAGGCCACGCCCATGGGCCGCCCCGGCCAGCCCGAAGAAATGGCCCCGGCCTATGTGTTCTTCGCGAGCCATGCCGACTCCAGCTACATCACCGGACACGTCCTGCCCGTGCTCGGTGGGGAGACCACGGCGGGATGAGCGACCGCCATCCGCAGACGCCGCCGGCAGTGCTCAAGGAGCAATCCACGCGGGGTGGTCGTTACTACATCCCGCTGGACGGCACCCGGGCCACGGCCGAACTGACCTGGCGCCGCAATCCCGACGGCAGCATCACGGCCGACCACACCTACGTGCCTGACGAATGGCGTGGCCAAGGGCTGGCGCACCGGCTGGTCGACGCATTAATGCAGGACGCCCAGACCCTTGGATGGCAGGTCATTCCGGTCTGCTCGTACGTGCGGGCTGCATCGCGCCGCAACCCGGACTGGCAGGCCCTGACGGCCAACCGCCCGGTCTAGCCGTGCAACCCGACCGGCCCGTTGACGCCAAACGGCGCAGCGGGCCCTCTCATTCAAACCCACAGGAGTGTGTCTTATGTCCATACATCAACCCATTCCCGTTGACAGCATCAAGGAAGACGAAACCAAGGCCCACCAGCGCCCGCATGACGACGTGCTGGGCCGGGTGCTCGAGGACCATGCCGAAATCAAACGCCGCTTCAACGCCATTTCTCGGGCGGGTTCGGTCGCTGATAAGCGCGAGGCCTTGCACGCGCTGATTCACAAGCTGGTCGTGCATGAAACCGCCGAGCAGGAAATTCTGCATCCCCTGACCCGCTCCGCGAGCAATGGTGCGGATGTGGCGGAACGCCGCATTGAGGAAGAGTCACAGGCCGAGGAGCTGCTTGCGCGCCTGGAACGTCTGGATGTGGATGATCCGGAGTTCGACTCTTTGATCACCCGGCTGCGCGACGACGTCATCCAGCACGCCGAAGCCGAGGAACACACGGAGTTCCCGAAAATCGAGCAGTCCGTATCGCCGGACAAACTGGAGTCGCTGGCGTCGATCTACCGAGCTGCCGAAGCCACGGCACCGACGCGTCCGCATCCGAACGGGCCCACGTCTGCCGCTGGCAACCTTGCGCTTGGCCCCCTAGTCGCCATCGCCGATCGTGCGCGCGACGCCATCCGTCAGGCCCGCAAGCAGTAATCCATCACCACAGGTCCCGACGACAGCGTCGGGGCCTCAGGTCTGCAAGGAGCAGCGTTATGAGCAAACTCAGCGAACAATCCACCGGCAATCAACGCAGCGAAGCCGGCATGTTCTATCCCACCGGCTATCTGGTTGTGGGCTTCGACCACGAAGGCGACGCGACGGCTGCGCACGACTACCTGAGCAATGCAGGGTTTCAGGCCGATGACCTCACCATTGTTCCGGCCGAGCAAATGCGCGAAGCCGCCGAAGAGAATCTGCGCAAGCCCGGCCTGTTCGCGTCCATTGGCGCGAGCCTGCCCGTTCGAGAAAAGCAACTCGAACTGGCACGCCGCGGCTGCGAGTTCATTCTGGTGAACGCACCCTCCGATGCAGCCGAAGCACGTGCCCGGCAGGCACTCGCTCACCTGCCGGTGCGCTATGCGGTCAAGTATCGGCACCTGGTCATCGAAGACATGCGCAGCCAGATCGTTTCCACGCAACCGCACAGCGATGCGGCCCGCGGTGCCTGACCCGCATCAGGAGAGACACGATGCCCCAAGCATGGACACCAAAAGACGAACGCCAGTACGAACACGTCAAACAAAGCGAGTTGGAGCGCGGCCGCAGGGTGGATGAGGCGAAGTCCATCGCCGCCCGCACCGTGAACAACCAGCGCCGGGAGGACGGCCGCACGCCCAATACCACCACCCAGGGCACGGGCAACCCCAACACGCGGCTGGAGTCTCGCACCGTCGAGCAGCTTCGCAACCGCGCTGCCGAACTCCAGATCACGGGCCGCAGTCGGATGAACAAGCAAGATTTGGTGGACGCCATTCGCCATCACCCGTCCCAACGCTGACCGCAGGCCAGCTTCGATCGCAGCCGTCGTCATGACGCCAGCCGTCAGCGCCTGCCCAGCTTTAGTTTTGTGCCTGGACGTCGTTAAGGACTCATCGCACCTCCATCGTCCGCAGAGAACAGGCAAGGCGAACCCGATGAAGCTTTTGGTAATCGACGACTGTCCCACCGATCAGGCCCTGATCCGTAGCATGTTGAGTTCAGCCTGTCCGGAGAGCGACATCAGTGTCGCCGAGGACGCCGTTGACCTCACCAGCGAGCAGTTCACCGCGGGCTACGACTGTGTATTGCTCGACTACCGGCTACCCAGCACGACCGGCCTGGACCTGTTGGCTCAGGCGCGCGCAACCGCCGTGCAAACCCCGCCGGTGATCATGCTCAGCGGCGAGAGCGACCTGCGACTGGCCGTGGAAGCCATGAAACTGGGAAGCAGCGACTTTCTTCCCAAACAGGATCTAAATTCGGCGCTGCTGGCCGAAGCGATCAGCAATGCGGTTCGTCGGGCTCGAGCAGCCGCGAGACCCGCGCATCGACATGACCCTGTATCCATCCCCGAACCCTCTTTGCACTTGCATGACCAAGCGCTTCGAATGGCGGTCCGTCAGCACATTGCGGGCCAGCCGCAATCATCCGGCGGATGCGGACTATTGGTCATGGACACCACCTTTACGCCGGCCTATGGCGCACCCTTGAATGATGGTGAATCCACCGCCCTGCTGCGCCAGGCCGAGCAACGGCTCACCGCCGCTCTGCGGGCCGGGGACATGGTCCACCGAATCGGCCCAGGCCGGGTGGCCATTTTGTTGGCAGGCTGCGCCACCGAACCGGCCATCATCGCAGCGCGTGACCGGATTCGCCGGCGGTTGATGGGGCCATATCCGCTCACCCCGACTCGCCAGGCCAGCGCCCGAGCCGACATCGGCATGGCCGTGTATCCCGCCAATGGCACCAACGAAGCCGAGCTCATCCGGCATGCACTGGACTCGCTGAGCGAGCAGCGCTGTATCTGCGTCACGCCTGTCGCCAAGCCGTCTCTCTCGCATTAGACCCCGAGCCACACCAGCCAGCGGGTCCAAAAACGACGGGTTGCTAGACTGCTGCGCCCGCTGCCCGGAGTCCGCTCGTGCTCAGTTACCGCCACGGTTTTCATGCCGGCAACCATGCCGACGTACTCAAGCATGCGGTTCTGACGGCCATCATTGAGTATCTGCAGCGTAAACCTGCGCCGGTTTATCTGATCGACACCCACGCAGGTGCGGCGCAGCACAGGCTCGACAGCGAGCAGGCGCGTAAAACCGGCGAAGCCACGCGAGGCATCGGCCGGCTGTGGAACGCCGATTCGCCGCCGGCCTTGCTGCAGCGCTACCTGGGCGTGCTGCATCACTTCAACCCGTCGGGCGAGCTGCAGGTCTACCCCGGATCAAGCGCGATCATGCAGTCCCTGATGCGCGATGTGGACCGGCTGCGCGCCTTCGATTTGCATCCCACCGAACATCAGAATCTGACCACCCAGTTTCGCGGCCAGCGCGCGGTGCGCATCGAACACGGCGATGGTTTCAAAGGCCTGCTCGGGCAGGTTCCCCCCGCCAGCCGCCGGGGTCTGGTGCTCATGGATCCGTCCTACGAAAACAAGCAGGACTTCTCGGCAGTGGCTTCGTCAGTGGAGGCTGCCATCCGCCGTTTTGCGACCGGCACCTATGTCGTCTGGTACCCGCGGCTGGCCAGACAAAGTGCGGATGCCATGCTGCGCAGGCTGCACCGATTGGCACCCGACAACTGGCTGCAGGTCGAGCTCAACGTCAAGCGCCAACCCAGCGACGGCTTTGGCATGTTCGGCAGCGGGCTGTATGTCATCAACCCGCCCTGGACCCTGCCCTCGCAACTGGCCGAGGCGCTGCCCTGGCTGGTCAAGACACTGGGCGAGGACGACCACGCCGGGTATCACCTGGATCACAAGATCCAGTAGACCCCCGGCAGCAGCTACACTGGACGCAGTCAGCATCACGGCAAGTCATGGGTAAGGTCACGAATCTCAATCGCGTTCGCAAGCGTAAGGCCCGCGAAACGGCCGCGCGGGTCGCGGACGAGAATCGCGTGCGATTCGGCCGCCCAGCAGCCCAGCGCAAGCAGGAGGCCAAGGAGCGCGACCAGGCCGATCGCCGCTTGGATCAGCACCGGCGCGAATCGACCGACCACGACGACTCAGCCAGCTAGCCCGCCGCCGCCTCGCTCCCCATGCAGGACACCACCGTCTTGCTGGCCTTTGCTGCCAGTTTCTTTTTCATCGCGGCGTCACCCGGCCTTTGCATGACGCTGGCCATGTCACTGGGCATTCGCCTGGGCCTGCGGCGTACGCTGTGGATGATGGCGGGCGAGCTGGTCGGTGTGGGTCTGGTGGCGGCTGCGGCCGTGTTGGGTGTCGGCAGCCTGATACTCGGTGCGCCCGTCGCCTTTGCCCTCTTCAAGATCGCCGGCGCGGCCTATCTGTTCTGGTCGGGTTGGCAGTGCTGGCTCAGCCCGCCGCCGACGTTGGAGGCAACGGCGGCCACCGGGGACCAGAGCCGGGCTCAGCTGGCGTTGCAGGGGTTTGTCACGGCCGCCTCCAACCCCAAGGCCTGGGCCTTTAATGCGGCCCTGCTGCCTCCGTTCATCGACCCCGCCCGGGCGCTGGCGCCACAGCTGACCGCCCTGCTGGTCATTCTCCTGTGTATCGAATTCGTCTGCCTGCTGGCCTACGCGCAGGGCGGGCGCACGCTGGCGCGTTGGCTGACCCGTGGCGGGCACGCCCGCTGGCTCAACCGCGTTTCCGCCGTGCTGATGTGGGCCGTCGGTATCTGGCTGCTGGCCAGCTAGCGCCGCTGTCGTTTCCCCGCCATGCCGCGGGTCGCCTGCAAGCGAGTAGACTTTCACGCCAGATACAGCCGTACAGCAGAATACGCAGGGGGACACCGGTGAGAACATGGATTGGCCTGGTCGCGCTACTGGGCATGGGGTTGGCATGGGCGCAACCGCCCGCAACCCCGGTACAGGTGGACCCCGTCCGGGTGGCCAGCACGGCTGGACAGCTACGGATCGTCGCCCGCGTGGTCGCGCCCGAAGCCGGCGAGATCGCCGCCCGCACCGCCGGCACAATTATTCGCTATGCCGTCGATGTCGGCGACACCGTGCGCACCGGGGCGGTGCTGGCCGAACTGGACCGCAAATCGCAGACTTCGACACTGGCACTGGCCAAGGCGGATCTCGCCCGGGCTGAGGCGCAGGCCGTCCTCGCCCGGGAACAAATGCAGCGCGTCCAGGCCCTGCGGGGTTCTTCAGCGTTCTCCGAATCACTGCTGGACCAACGCACGGCCGAGCTGGGCGTGGCCGAAGCCGATGTACAGCTGGCCCGTGTCAATGTGGCTTCCGCACAGACTGACTACGACTGGGGCCTGGTCAAGGCGCCGTTTCCCGGTGTCGTCACCGCGCGGCCCAGCAATGTCGGCGCCTGGGTCAACCGCGGCCAGCCCGTGGTCAACCTGGTCAATCCCGCCGCTTTTGAAATCGAGGCTGACGTACCGGCCAATCGTCTACGCGGACTGGATGCCGGTACGCCGGTGACGGTCGAGCTGGCCGGCGCCTCGGTACCCGGCCGCATCCGCGCCATCGTGCCGGCCGAGAACCCCGCCACCCGCACGCGCCCGATCCGGGTCACCGCAGAGATCCCAGCGGATCTTGAGGGGCTGGCCGCGAATGCCTCGGCCCGGGTGCTATTGCCACTGGCCGGCACCTCGGACGCGCTCACCGTCCACAAGGATGCGATCAACCGACGTGGAGACGCCGCCACCGTCTACGTGGTCGAGGATGGCCAGGCCGCCGTTCGCCCGGTCACGCTCGGCGAAGCGGTGGGCAACCGGCTCGTCGTGCGTGAGGGGCTGGCCGCCGGAGAACTGGTGGTCATTCGCGGAAACGAGCGCCTACGGCCCGGCCAGGCCGTGCGCTTTGAGCCGCCCGGCGGAGCCGATTCGTGAACCTGATTCGCGGCGCCATCACCCGCCCCATCGCGGTGATTAGCATCGTGCTGATGACCGTCATGTTCGGCGTGCTCGCACTGTCCACCATTCCGGTGCAGCTGGCGCCGGATGTGCAGAATCCGGTCATCAATATCCAGACCATCTGGCCAGGCGCCGCGCCTGCCGAGATCGAGCGGGAGATCATCAACCAGCAGGAAGAGGTCCTCGCCGGTGTCGAAGGCCTGGCGGAGATGACCTCCGCCTCGCGGGATTCGGTCGGCGAGATCACGCTGGAGTTCAATGTCGGCACCGACATGGACAAAGCCCTGCTGCTCGTGGCCAGCCGATTGGACCGGGTGCCCAGCTATCCGGCCGAAGCGCTCAAGCCCACGCTGCAAACGGCAGGGGCACAGGATAATCCGATCACCTGGATGTCGCTGCTGCGCACGGGTGACAACAGCCGCCCCATGCACACCTATGGCGATTTCGCCAACGATGTCGTCAAAGAGCGCATCGAGCGCGTGCCGGGCGTGGGCTTTGTCAATGTTTATGGCGGGACCGAGCGGGAGCTGCAAGTCATCATCGATGCCCAGCGCATGGCCAGTTACGGCATCACCATCGGGCAGATGCTCAGCACGCTGCGGTCGGCCAATGTCTCGCTGTCGGCCGGCGATATCGAAGAGGGCAAGCGGCGCTACGTCGTGCGGTCCGAGGGTGAACTCAATGACCCCCAGGCCATTGCCGATGTCCTGCTGCGCAGCGCCCGCGATCCGCTGACTGGCGCCATCGCCCGGGTCACCGTGGGCGATGTCGCCACGCTGGCTTTTGATTACACCGAACCCGGCGCCCATATTCGCGATTTCGGCGAATCCACCATTGCCGTCAACGCCGTGCGTGAAACCGGCGCCAACGTGATTCAGGTGATGGCCGGCATCCGCACCGCCGTGGAAGAGCTCAATGCCGGCCCACTGGCCCGTGAGCAACTCAAGCTCAAGATCAACTACGACGAGACGGTCTACATCACCTCGGCCATCGAACTGGTGCAGACCAACATCTGGGTCGGTGGCACGCTGGCCGCGCTGATGCTGATGCTGTTCCTGCGGTCGCTGGGTGCAACCGCCATCGTCTCGGTTGCGATTCCGGTCTCGGTGGTCGGCAGCTTTGTCGCCATGGCGGCGCTGGGCCGCTCGATCAACGTGGTCTCGCTGGCGGGCCTGGCCTTTGCCGTCGGCATGGTGGTTGATGCCGCCATCGTGGTGCTGGAGAACATCTACCGGCTGCGGCAATCCGGCCTGCCGGTTCGCGAGGCCGCGTACCGCGGGGCCTCCGAAGTCTGGGGCGCTGTGCTGGTCTCGGCACTGACCACCGTCATGGTGTTCATCCCCATCCTGGTCATGGAACTGGAGGTCGGCCAGCTGTTCCGCGACATTGCCGTGGCCATTTCGGTGGCGGTGATGCTGTCGCTGCTGGTGGCCGTGACCGTCATCCCGGCCCTTTCCGTCAAGCTGCTGGGTGGCCGGGTGCGGAGCACCGCCTCACGTCCACTGCCGGTCGTCGACGCCTTTGCCCGGCGATTCTCAGGCGGGATTCTGGCCTATACACGCTGGGCC
This Abyssibacter profundi DNA region includes the following protein-coding sequences:
- a CDS encoding SDR family oxidoreductase; its protein translation is MTDQIHPPFPDQNMRPPGRESNMNPQPRFTGAAYRPADKLKNRTALITGGDSGIGRSVATLFAREGADVAIVYLPEEQADAETTARHIQDAGRQALLIPGDVADPAFCEQAVARTVDTLGGVDVLVNNAAYQRHRDSLDGVSIEQWDTTFRTNVFGYFYMAKFAVPHMPPGSAIINTGSVTGLEGKSRLLDYSATKGAIHALTKSLAQSLVDQQIRVNCVAPGPVWTPLNPAERDDEDIRDFGEATPMGRPGQPEEMAPAYVFFASHADSSYITGHVLPVLGGETTAG
- a CDS encoding GNAT family N-acetyltransferase, with translation MSDRHPQTPPAVLKEQSTRGGRYYIPLDGTRATAELTWRRNPDGSITADHTYVPDEWRGQGLAHRLVDALMQDAQTLGWQVIPVCSYVRAASRRNPDWQALTANRPV
- a CDS encoding hemerythrin domain-containing protein codes for the protein MSIHQPIPVDSIKEDETKAHQRPHDDVLGRVLEDHAEIKRRFNAISRAGSVADKREALHALIHKLVVHETAEQEILHPLTRSASNGADVAERRIEEESQAEELLARLERLDVDDPEFDSLITRLRDDVIQHAEAEEHTEFPKIEQSVSPDKLESLASIYRAAEATAPTRPHPNGPTSAAGNLALGPLVAIADRARDAIRQARKQ
- a CDS encoding Rho termination factor N-terminal domain-containing protein — protein: MPQAWTPKDERQYEHVKQSELERGRRVDEAKSIAARTVNNQRREDGRTPNTTTQGTGNPNTRLESRTVEQLRNRAAELQITGRSRMNKQDLVDAIRHHPSQR
- a CDS encoding response regulator, whose amino-acid sequence is MKLLVIDDCPTDQALIRSMLSSACPESDISVAEDAVDLTSEQFTAGYDCVLLDYRLPSTTGLDLLAQARATAVQTPPVIMLSGESDLRLAVEAMKLGSSDFLPKQDLNSALLAEAISNAVRRARAAARPAHRHDPVSIPEPSLHLHDQALRMAVRQHIAGQPQSSGGCGLLVMDTTFTPAYGAPLNDGESTALLRQAEQRLTAALRAGDMVHRIGPGRVAILLAGCATEPAIIAARDRIRRRLMGPYPLTPTRQASARADIGMAVYPANGTNEAELIRHALDSLSEQRCICVTPVAKPSLSH
- a CDS encoding 23S rRNA (adenine(2030)-N(6))-methyltransferase RlmJ, giving the protein MLSYRHGFHAGNHADVLKHAVLTAIIEYLQRKPAPVYLIDTHAGAAQHRLDSEQARKTGEATRGIGRLWNADSPPALLQRYLGVLHHFNPSGELQVYPGSSAIMQSLMRDVDRLRAFDLHPTEHQNLTTQFRGQRAVRIEHGDGFKGLLGQVPPASRRGLVLMDPSYENKQDFSAVASSVEAAIRRFATGTYVVWYPRLARQSADAMLRRLHRLAPDNWLQVELNVKRQPSDGFGMFGSGLYVINPPWTLPSQLAEALPWLVKTLGEDDHAGYHLDHKIQ
- a CDS encoding DUF4169 family protein; translation: MGKVTNLNRVRKRKARETAARVADENRVRFGRPAAQRKQEAKERDQADRRLDQHRRESTDHDDSAS
- a CDS encoding LysE family translocator; translation: MQDTTVLLAFAASFFFIAASPGLCMTLAMSLGIRLGLRRTLWMMAGELVGVGLVAAAAVLGVGSLILGAPVAFALFKIAGAAYLFWSGWQCWLSPPPTLEATAATGDQSRAQLALQGFVTAASNPKAWAFNAALLPPFIDPARALAPQLTALLVILLCIEFVCLLAYAQGGRTLARWLTRGGHARWLNRVSAVLMWAVGIWLLAS
- a CDS encoding efflux RND transporter periplasmic adaptor subunit, whose translation is MRTWIGLVALLGMGLAWAQPPATPVQVDPVRVASTAGQLRIVARVVAPEAGEIAARTAGTIIRYAVDVGDTVRTGAVLAELDRKSQTSTLALAKADLARAEAQAVLAREQMQRVQALRGSSAFSESLLDQRTAELGVAEADVQLARVNVASAQTDYDWGLVKAPFPGVVTARPSNVGAWVNRGQPVVNLVNPAAFEIEADVPANRLRGLDAGTPVTVELAGASVPGRIRAIVPAENPATRTRPIRVTAEIPADLEGLAANASARVLLPLAGTSDALTVHKDAINRRGDAATVYVVEDGQAAVRPVTLGEAVGNRLVVREGLAAGELVVIRGNERLRPGQAVRFEPPGGADS